Below is a genomic region from Molothrus aeneus isolate 106 chromosome 5, BPBGC_Maene_1.0, whole genome shotgun sequence.
TTCCCACCGACGAGATCAAATGTTTGATCTACTTTTTCTAAAACAGGTAAGATTTTTAAGCCTTCATATTCTAGTCTTCTCAAAAAAACCTCGACCAAGACAAAAAGACCTGCCAGACTTTGTGAAGTATAAAACTAAAAAGCACGTTTGTAATATTGAAtattataaaacaaaaacattgcccaagaaagattattttttcagaaactCTATTGCATTTTAAACTCTAATGTGTTGCCAGGGAGAGCAAAATCAAAGGCAATGGGGATAAGTGGTGAAAATAAAGTTCTGACCTaccaagaaattaaaaaattgacacatttaatgaaaagctgcaattTGCATGTTAACAGAAATAGACTATTTGTCAAAGGTAACAGGAATATAAAAAAACCTAACGACCACAAACCCCACTATTCTCAAGCTTAGCAATGTTTCAATGACCTTGAGCCTGGCCTTGGATTTATTACATACCAGCTCTgcaaaaaaaagttcattttcaaTCCCTGTGTACAATTCAGTACAAATGATGCTGATGCTCCAGCTCcactggactttttttttttttgtaactagAATGGTGTTACACAGAGATCCTCAATCCAATCATGGAAACCAGCTTTACAAATCATCTTTTCTCCTTATCCTTCCCCATCCTGCCCATTTTGTTTAAATGCTTCCTTTCTAGCCAGTTAGTTTGTGAACAGTTCAGCACATGTGGTTTAGGAATTACAGGGTGAGCAGGAGGGGGGGAATACAATTATCAATACAATAACTGCCTTCTTACAAAGCCAGAGAAAATATAGCCTGAAATGGCTATTCTTGGTTTAGATTTTAGTCACTTAACATTTTTGGGCAGCTGTCTCAAGTAAATGACACTCTTCTCCCATCATCCAACAGAAACTTTCAGAAACTGAAACGGCTCCTCCACCCGCCTGAAAACTTCTGTGTAATGTTAGGGTAGCACTGAGACAGCGATGTAGGTGCCAACACTGGGAAGACTTGAGTTCCATAAGCACAATGTTACTTTGCCAAGCACTCAGACATATGCAGCCACAACAGGAAGTATTGGAAAATCTTCTGAAGCAAgacaaaaccaccccaaattaGATCCTGTATGATGACAACTCACTAAACAGCCTTACTCTGGAAGACAATTTTCACAGAACAGTAATTTAGAACTCTGCAGAAAGCATTCACGATACAAGGAGTATGCATAAACCAgttacatttttcaaaattctagATTATACTAAAAGAAGCTGTCATTTCACATGAGCCCAGTACCCAGAGATGACCAGGACATACAAGGTACGTCCCACTTCCACATCCTAGTCAGCGCACGGGGGAACAGGTAACCATTAATTTAACAAGTTAATTCCACAAACATAACACATCTGCAAGAGTGAGTACAGATTATGAGTACCACATGCAGAACATTTAAATTACCTCTAATTGCTGCCTACCCTCGGGTGCAGAATTCTCTTGTTTGCAAGTTAAGAACTGCACAGCCTAAGCGGAACTGCTCTTCTCTAGCAGCTCCCCCAACTACCTGGATTTATGGGCGAGCGCCGGTTCAGACTTTCAAGCTGATCGCCATGCACTCCGACAAAAACTGCAGAAAGCTTTACGCAGCAATACTCTCCACTGTGTGATCGCAGAGCGACCTGAAACCTGACCGTACATCTCCTATCTCTCTCTGAGAATGACTGCCTCCGGACGTTAAGCTTTTACTTGGCTGTTTAGGGCGctattttttttacagtttgtCCACTTAGGTCAATCTCCCATTGCCTTTCAGAAAGCAACAGCCATACCCGCCTGCTGGCTAACACGATGGTTCGGGCCACAATTTAGACAACTCTGTAACGACACAAAaccccaccctgctctgctgaagGGGCTGTTggtctggggggatttttttggtccTCCCCTCGATGATCAGAGTCTCTCAAGCGTGTGTGCCCCTGTATGGTGACCGGGCGGAAAGGGTGCGCGCCGCGGACACCGCCAGGAGCGGATCTCCAATAACAGCGGCACCGCCATTGCGGCCGCCCGGACAGCAGCCGGCGCCGGCAGCTCCGCGGGGGGAGGCGGCGCCCGGCTCCCCCCACCCCGCCGCCGACGGTCCTGGCAGCCCCGCCCCGCGGGGGGTGCGGGCAGCGGGTCTCGGGCCTGCCAATCACGGCGAacaccgcccggcccggccggtaCCACCGTGACctccggggcggcggcggctccgcccCCTCCTCCCCGCCCCACCGCGGCCGGGGAAGCACTTACCGTCCCGGGACGTGCCCATGAGCTGGTCCAGCATGGCGCGCATCTGGGCCTGCGCCGACATCTTGAGCGCGGGGGGGGCCGGCGCGGCCCGGCCGAGTCACGCCGACAGCGGCCTACAAGGCCCGAGGCGCGGCGGGCGCTCGGCCCTGCCCCTCGCGTCACAGGCGGGGCCGCTCCCCCGCCGccgcagagggagggagggagcgggcGCTGCCCCCGCCCGGCTTTCCCGGTGGGAAGCGGAGCGGGAAACTCGCTTCGTGCCGGTGCCGCCGCCTCGCGCCCCCACACGCTCCCTCACTCCCGCTCCCTCCCGCGCCCGCCACGCGCGCGTGCCGGCGGGAACGGAAACCCACGCGCACGCGCCTTGCGCTCCTTCGTCCGCTCCGCGACGTCAGCACGGACGGGCCTTGGCGCTCGCACATTGGCCACGTCCTGCGCCGCTCGGCCAGTGACGCACCAAGCCCCGAAGCTCCTGATTGGGCCGCCGGTCTGGGGCCTTGGGGCGTGCTGATTGGCCAGAAAGGCCGCGTGGCCGGTGTGACGTCACGGTCTCCGGGTcagcggcggcgccgggcgcggCTGGGGTCCCGGGCGGCCCCGGAGCGCAGCGGGGGGACAGCTCCCGTCTGGGGACAATTCCCTTTTGGATTGGCGTGCAGCACCACTGCCACGGCCCCTGCCTCCCTCAAGTATGGGTACAGTCGTGGTGAGATAAGTTACTCTGATACCCCGCTAATTGGAGAACCTCCCTTAAAACTGAGGCTATTTGGCTGATAATTCGACTTACAGGGCACCAAggtccattaaaaaaaaaaaccaaacgaATTTTTCCCATTCTAACGCCTGCATTTTGTGACTCTTTGTCAGCCGTCGTGTTGCCATCTAGTGCCCAAACCCGTCACAAAGATCAGTTGTAATCGTCCCCAGGCGTTGTCGTGTTCAAGGTTAGCTCCACACGAGTGAAAAAGGGCCACACGCAACCTCCCCTAATAATAACCCCCCTCACCCCAATTATCTGTATTTCAGAAGGACTTGTAGAGAAGATGTTCTTCTGTAACACATTCAGGAAAAGATTCTCTACCCAGTGCTCTTCAGCTAATTAGACTATgtcctggctttgctttttctttaaaatctaaatttacTTTTGTTAGTCATCACGTTGGATTGAAGGGGAAGTAAATGGAAGAGACACCAATGCTTGTTAGAAGTGTCTGTTTAGGTACCTTGGTATGCTTAGGGGAAATTTAGAATTTTTAGTGATTATTTACACCAACACCATACATACTTTAGCTCCTTCTACTCTTTAAAGAGCATCTGTGTCTGGCCAAATgatcacttttttcttttttctaattttattttttaatttcccttctcAAGCAATATACTACAGAATGCAGCGGTTTTCATTAAATAATGCTGAACAAGCAGTGTGTCACAGCCATTCTCAGTGTGTGGTGACATCCCACAACTTTATCTACTGAGCTGAAAATAGGTTGATACTTTTCCACCCATTATATCAaggcttttggaaaaaaacaccatTTAACTTGTGAGACTTGCAAACTGGAATTCTGGTCAACAGAACCCTAAAACTTGTAGTTCACATCTCCTTGCCTTACCTAAGCAGCccaaattttccctgttttAAGGATCTGTTGTGCCTATCCACTATACTGTGGGGATTAAACCATTCCCAAGTTTTAAATACAGGGGAAGGAAGAAACAGACTCAGATGAACTGATTCTCTTTGCAATGCTTTTCTGACAAAACACTTTGTTTTCCCTggcagtaaaaaaaccccaacaaacacaCTCTAATTTTCTTGGAGTTGCCTCAAGCTTCTCCCCAGATAAACCTCACATTTTTAGCCATTTAAAGTCCTTCTTGTTATAGATTTCTTACATATCTTGCACACAATACAACACTCTCTTGTGAACAGCAACATCTCAAGGCCTTTTATAAAAAGAAACTCACTGCTCCAGATTTGTGAGGTGAGTCCCATTTGTGCACCTCCTGTGACTGCCTAGAGTCAGTTCCCTTCAGGTTTTCTGAGAttcagagggagagggaagcaCAGGAAGCTGGCAGTCACTtctcagggacagggagaaaCATGTAACTCATTAAGAATTCATCTCTCTGAATCGCTACTGCTCACTCACCGCCATggtaaaattcaaaaaaatctttaagGTGGAAGAGGTTTGTGCTACTGCAGTGCTCACCAGAACCCACAGACGCTCCACAGAAGAGACCTTTGTTCTTGGGAGAGTAGGGAATTCCACGTACACAGAATATGGCTGGGAAATGCCTCAGTAAACACTGGACAAATTCTCTCACCTACCGCATTTGAATCACGTGGGGGAACCACGAACGCCTGCAACCCCTCAGACAAGCAGTTCGTCAGTTCATCATGAAGGCTGACATGTTTTTCCACTACAAACCACCTCTCTGTCAACCCTTGGACGGGTCAGGACACACGTTCACAAGGTCGGGGTGGGCGTCTGGGAGGCCTGATGAAGGCAGAAGGGGTTGGTTGTCTCCAGTTACGGCTTTCACGCCATAACCTAAACTTGACAAAAGGCACCTGCTAGAGACCCCAGGCCATTCAGTAGCTCTaggataaatatttatttattgaggAATAAACATTGAGCACAGCAGTCCCgcctcagcccttccctccaGGCTGCTGAGGCAGTCTGAAGCCCACCAGCCCGGCGACCTCCTGTGGCGAGCGCTCTCCCCTGCCGTGGTACTCGCGGTGCAGGGCCTCGTGCTCTCGGACGCTGCGCAGCAGGCACAGGTAGGTGGCGGCCTGgaagtgcagctcctgctgggcccGGCACAGCTTCTCGCTGGTCACCTGCGGGGAGCGGCGGTCAGGGCGGCCCCGAGGCCTCGCCGAGACCCGGGAGCTGCCGGGGGGACAGGAGCGGGGAGGGGAAGGCGGCGCATACCCGGTGCGCGCGGAAGGCCGCGAGCACGTGCCGATAGGCGGGGCTGTCGCGATAGGAGCGGCCGGCGGCGTGGCGCAGCTCGCGCAGGAGCGCGCGCAGGGTGCGCAGCGGGGCTCCCAGCGCCGCCATCTTCCGAGCCGCGCGCGGCGCGCCGGCCAATCGAGCGCCGCCGCCGGGCCTCGCCCTCGCGCCCCGGCAGTGCGGGCAGTCGAACGCCGAGCGAGCGATCGCCTCCTCCTACTCTCTGCCGCCCTCTCGCGCCGTTGCAATCGGCGCTGGTGAAGTGCTGGGGTTCGAGCGCCGAGGCTGGGGCGTGCCCGGTCCACGCCTCGTAACGGACCTGTGGTAACGCAGCGGGAGCACCGGGAGCCGTCCAAGAGGCGCATCACACGGCAGGAAACCCGCTTTGGCCGCGGGCGCGTCCCCGCCAGTTTCTGGGGTCTCCGTTTAAAAGACGCTTCGGGTCCCGCTGTACCCGAAGGGGACGCCCGGGAGGGaagctcaggagctgcagactcGAGACAGCGAGCAGCTCAGAGACGTGAGGAGAGGCTGCACGGCTCGAGTGCGAAAAAAATTACCCACCCCAGATGGGACTCGAACCCACAATCCCTGGCTTAGGAGGCCAATGCCTTATCCATTAGGCCACTGGGGCTGCCGCAGGACGGGAGTGTCTATGCACTTAGTTATCCACTGTCCCCGCCCCTTCTCCTTTTATGGCGTGTATCGGAGGCCAGTGATTGGGCAGCGCCGCCCAACGCGGCTGCGCGCGGCCTCCTGGGAGCCGGGGCCGAGGCGGTCCCTCAATGGCGTTTGGCTGCAGCTCGGTAAAACACTGTGTTCCCACAGGGAAGGGCTTCCTTCCCCAACGAACCTTTTGCGGTTTGTAAGCGCTGGTCCTGGCACACAGTGTTACCCTTGCTCGGGTGGTTGCCCTGACCGAAGGAGAGCCCCCACCCCCAAACAGAAAAACCCGACAAAAAGCCCCAAGAGAGCCAACCCTTCAAGTGAaacctttccccatttttatttttgtgagaaATCACAGACACAGGGCTAATATGTACATTCCTCTTTATTTAATACAGCACAGACACGTGACAcatagaaaaacagaaaagtacACTCATGAAAAAGCCTGTCGCAgtcagggacagggaacagctACGCCAAATTGAGTAAGGCTCCTACTGCAGAACAGGGGTCTGCCGGCAAGGGTGGATCCCAGAGCAAAGTCTGCTGCCTAAAAAAGCTTGTGCTCCtttcaggaaagcagaaaagggcAAGTCCCTTCCGGAACAGATGAAGGCAGCGTTCCCTGCAACGTTTGCAGGATACGAACCCCATGACTGTGTTTGGATCAGAGCACTGATAAGTGCTCTCCAGTTATTCTCACAGAGGGCCAATAGTCCTGACCTCTGAAAGCATTGGACTGCTCAGGGATAGGAAACCTGAGTACCTGGAAGGAGTGAAAACGTCAAGTAGTCACACAGAAGAGAGTTAAAATTAGCCTCCCTGACAGGGCTCTGCTAGCCACAACTGGGAATGTGCAAGGAACTAACCAGCTTCCCAACTAACAAAAGACTAACAGCCATTAAACTGACCAGAACAATATTATAACGCGTTGGAACTGACGCGGGCTTTTGaggcagcagcttcttccttttcctgcttcagTTCAGGATGGAGATAAAGCAGGCACCAGTTCCTCTGGCAAAGAGCCTtacacacttttaaaaaattaaaatacaaaaaagggAGACAGGTGTATTTACAAAATCCATGGCTGGTACAGTACATCATTTTTAAGACACACTAAATGCTACAATCTTTCAGGTCCTGAGATTattacaaaaaaaccaaaccaaaacaaaaacaaaccccaacaaCTCAAAACTTGTGTTCAGGTCCAGTTTTAtaaggagagaggaaagaaacCACACATTGAAAACACAGTATCCCTTGAAGTTATTGGAACACACCTCCCTAAAAAATCCAAGTGAAAGTGGTGCTTACCACCCAAATGTAGCTGCATTTGGTTGTCACAAGAGGGGAGCATTTAATGGGGCAGTTTCCCTGGAGAGCTCATCAGGTAAGCACAAGGCTGTTGGGATCCTCTCTCCATTGCTAAGCCCTATGATCTGGAACTCAAGTGTTAAAAGGAGGAAGGTGACCTTGTACAAATTCATGTTGGACTGAGGAAAGCATCACAGGAATCCCCAACTCAAACAGGTTTGCCATCTCCCAGTAACTGTGCGCTCCTTTGTTTGAAGCCGAGGAATGCAAAGAATTCTAGCTGTGATTTAACATGtgttaataacaaaaaaaaattcctccagCTTTTTATTCTGAGCTCCCCAGTTGAAGGCAAAATAGTTTCTCAGCCCTTCGTTGTCTAGGGGATCACAGCAAGTCAGGTAGAATTAAACTGTATCCAAACTTGctaaaatatatatagatatatagattaGAAGTTACACCAAACAAAGGATACGGAGGCCAAACTGCTGTTGAGGGGATGTTCCCCACTGCCATTAGCTGTGCAGGGCACTCTTCTTCACTGACCCTCTTTTAACAGGCAGGCCTACAGGGACTTGTACCCTcacctgttttttttcccccaatgaACATAGAGATTTTGTATCATCAGAAGTTATCATCACAGATGCCCTTTTATTATAAGCACCTGATCTTAAGCTAGAGAATGGCAACTTTTTAAGGATTACTCATTAAATGCTTCTAACTCTCAGTAAAAGACTACAAGAGACAAATCACATTAACAAGGATACTAATTTAACTGCTAAAATATAGTGCTCCTCAGTAGACTTTTGGGGGATAAAAAGTAGTAGttaattttgttggttttttttttttacagtagtccaaaaataaaatttctccaTCTATTTCTAGTACAGATCTTGATAACTATGCAAGAACATGTTACTAATTGCTACATGATGGAATCACCGGCAATAAAACACATACTACAATTCTCACCTCTGAGCTAAATTGTTATCTGTAGGTACATACAACAAGACTAAAAGACCAGTGAGAAATACCTGGGGACTGGGATTTAGTTTTAATTTAGCTGGTAACTCCCCTTGTTTAGAAGCAACTTCATTTCAATGAGAATTTACTTTAATTCACTTCTGATGCTGGAAAGAAACCTGGGATGTCTCATGAGTTTCTTCCCAAATCCAATCTGTAcattaaaaaacatttctgcagcTTCTTAATCCAATTGTGAGAGCTGACTATTCTACAAAACTCTCAGACCAAAACCTGTCACAAGAAGTGATTTTAGCTTCCCTCTCAAGCAACTTCATGACACTTGACACTACGTGTTGCACCAGTGAaagggtttcttttttaaaatacatttttttttcatgttagcAAAAAGTTCTGCATTACAGACATTCAAAAATACTCCATTTTCTTTGGGTAAAATTTCAATATGTGTTAAGAGGGGTAGCTGGGGAAAGGGATGCATGTAACACTGAAACACGTAAATACTTATCTGCATAGTTGATATTAGTGACTACTAATCAAACTAAGGCCTTAGCTGGAAAAAGCTGAGAACACAAAAAAGTTTCTTCCCCCACTCTGGTGAAATCTGCTAAAGTCTCAATGAAGCTCTGTCTACCTCAGCAACTGTTCAGTTTGGCCTATGATAGTGGCATCTTCTGACTGGTTTTGGTTTATTCTCTCCCACTCTTTTTCTCTTGGTACTAGACAATAGCAAATATGACTATTTATTGATAAAACACATCTGCACACACTGctaggaagaaacaaaaaacccttttaagTGTTGCACATGATAGGAGCCAAACATAGTGTACATGCTTGGTTGGGATTACTTCACCATAAAGAAAATCTTAGTAGCTAATGGTTATTGTTTAAGCAGGAGATGACAGCAATGGAAGAGACTGACACACACTTCTAGATACAAAACATGGTGGTGGTTGGGGTAGAACTACAGCTGTCAAAAATGGCTACAAAAGACAGGACTATATCCTTGACTACTGACAAGATTAGCAGTTTTACTTAGGAGTGTGCAAAAACAGTAGCAGGGAATTTTTGTACTTCCCCAGTTCTGGGCCAGTTCCAGGCCATGTTGATCTCTCAGCATaactcacagcagcaccagggctttCTAGAGCCCCAAAAGGCTATTACAGCAGCAAGGGATCACTGCATCATAGAAAAAGGACAATGAAGCCTCACCAGAAGTTTCCACAAACAAAGCATTCCCCTACACAACAGTTATTTTTCCAGTGGCCCAGTAAGCATACTTCTGGCTGCTTATTTTGGCAGTGATTTCTTAAGCAGTAGACAGACACAGATTTTTACAACAGCGCCATTTGTTAAAGACTGCAACAGTCAGCCATCATCACCAGCTGTAGATTCCTCATCCCACAGATCAGCCCAGGATGAAGAGCATGTGTTCAAAAGGAATTAAACAATGTAATTGGTGAATATGGTAAACTTCACTGAAGTAACTTCACTGATGCACCTAAGACAGATTAAGAAGCACCTTAAACTACCATTCCAACTGGCTGAGCTACCAGCAATAGTCCTATCTTTGACTGGCACCATTAGATTGGTAGGAGAAATCCACTTATGGCATAGTTTGCCTAACGGGTTAACTCGAACATGTGAAGACAAGCCAAGAACT
It encodes:
- the FMC1 gene encoding protein FMC1 homolog; the encoded protein is MAALGAPLRTLRALLRELRHAAGRSYRDSPAYRHVLAAFRAHRVTSEKLCRAQQELHFQAATYLCLLRSVREHEALHREYHGRGERSPQEVAGLVGFRLPQQPGGKG